A single window of Myxocyprinus asiaticus isolate MX2 ecotype Aquarium Trade chromosome 48, UBuf_Myxa_2, whole genome shotgun sequence DNA harbors:
- the LOC127437429 gene encoding Krueppel-like factor 13 has translation MIFMQDASVAEKPVRLVQSEFASESYLFSITQRDLLSSMVLCNLGLDAIKEDRGDFHPRNEMDHFAAECLVSMSSQAIVHGPKGNREIRPETTAAQRNGEETNEPLKDNSSLFVVARILADFNQQTPTNFAEQAKIKEESMPPTATLTRDDGNSATPTTITADSALKQRSKRNRGRIEQEAPQKKHKCHYSGCEKVYGKSSHLKAHLRTHTGERPFPCTWPDCSKKFARSDELARHYRTHTGEKKFGCPLCDKRFMRSDHLMKHARRHSDFQPAMLKRQHGGGNATIPSSTRPGSLSDYSRSDASSPTLSPTLSPASSP, from the exons ATGATTTTCATGCAGGATGCCAGTGTTGCTGAAAAACCGGTAAGATTAGTACAAAGTGAGTTTGCTTCTGAGAGCTACCTCTTCAGCATCACACAAAGGGATCTACTGAGTTCAATGGTGTTGTGTAATTTGGGTTTGGATGCCATAAAGGAAGATCGGGGCGATTTTCATCCTAGAAACGAAATGGATCACTTCGCAGCAGAGTGCCTTGTGTCAATGTCCAGCCAAGCAATTGTTCACGGTCCGAAAGGGAATAGAGAGATCAGACCCGAAACTACGGCTGCACAGAGGAACGgagaagagaccaatgagccttTGAAAGATAACTCCTCTCTCTTTGTGGTGGCGAGAATTTTGGCGGATTTTAATCAGCAGACGCCCACTAATTTTGCCGAGCAAGCAAAAATAAAAGAGGAGAGCATGCCACCAACGGCGACCCTAACCAGAGATGATGGGAACTCTGCCACACCTACCACCATCACCGCCGACTCTGCTCTCAAACAAAGAAGCAAACGAAATAGGGGTCGAATTGAACAAGAAGCCCCGCAGAAAAAGCACAAATGCCACTATTCAGGTTGTGAAAAAGTTTATGGCAAATCGTCCCATCTCAAAGCCCACCTAAGGACACATACAG GAGAGCGCCCCTTTCCTTGCACCTGGCCTGACTGCAGTAAGAAGTTTGCTCGCTCTGACGAGCTGGCACGGCACTATCGCACCCACACTGGCGAGAAGAAGTTTGGCTGCCCCCTGTGCGACAAGCGATTCATGCGGAGCGACCACTTGATGAAACATGCACGCCGTCACTCCGACTTTCAGCCGGCAATGTTAAAGAGGCAGCATGGAGGAGGCAATGCCACCATCCCGAGCAGCACACGCCCCGGCTCCCTCAGCGATTACAGCCGCTCAGATGCCTCAAGCCCAACCCTCAGCCCTACCCTTAGCCCCGCCAGCTCGCCTTAA